One genomic segment of Arthrobacter sp. JZ12 includes these proteins:
- the trxA gene encoding thioredoxin, with translation MSNAKEVTDSSFESDVLNASKPVMVDFWAEWCGPCRKLSPILDDIAAEHSEKIDVVKLNVDDNPATAAKYGITSIPAVYVFKDGAVAATSIGAKPKVVLEQEFAEFL, from the coding sequence ATGAGCAATGCCAAGGAAGTTACCGATTCGAGCTTCGAATCTGACGTACTCAACGCTTCGAAACCCGTGATGGTTGATTTCTGGGCTGAGTGGTGTGGTCCGTGCCGCAAGCTGTCCCCGATTCTGGACGATATCGCTGCGGAGCACTCCGAGAAGATTGACGTCGTGAAGCTCAATGTGGACGACAACCCGGCCACTGCTGCGAAGTACGGGATCACTTCAATTCCGGCTGTATACGTCTTCAAGGATGGCGCAGTAGCAGCAACATCGATCGGCGCCAAGCCGAAGGTTGTACTTGAGCAGGAGTTCGCCGAATTCCTCTGA
- the trxB gene encoding thioredoxin-disulfide reductase — protein sequence MSTETETGQSASSEIRDVIIVGSGPAGYTAAVYTARANLKPLLIASSVTAGGELMNTTDVENYPGFPEGVMGPDLMENFEKQAARFGTEILFEDVTSVDLEGDVKTVTIGTGETFRARAVIISTGSAYRELGLEDEKRLSGHGVSWCATCDGFFFKDQDIAVIGGGDSAMEEALFLTKFARSVTVVHRRDTLRASRIMQDRALAHEKIRFEWNAQVVGIHGSDKVTGLTLQSTVDGSTRDLAVTGIFVAIGNDPRVELVKDQLELTEEGTIAVLGRTSKTSLPGVFAAGDVIDPTYRQAITASGSGCVAAIDVEHYLADLGDAVDTAAEVPTPKSEKVSETAAV from the coding sequence GTGAGCACTGAGACAGAAACCGGTCAGTCCGCGTCCAGCGAGATTCGCGATGTCATCATCGTCGGATCAGGACCGGCCGGCTACACCGCAGCGGTATACACCGCCCGGGCGAACCTCAAGCCGCTGCTGATCGCCAGTTCCGTGACTGCTGGTGGAGAGCTGATGAACACCACCGACGTCGAGAACTACCCGGGCTTCCCCGAGGGCGTCATGGGGCCGGACCTCATGGAGAACTTCGAGAAGCAAGCCGCCCGGTTCGGCACCGAGATCCTTTTCGAGGACGTCACCTCCGTAGACCTCGAAGGCGACGTAAAGACCGTCACGATCGGCACCGGCGAAACCTTCCGTGCACGGGCCGTCATCATCTCCACTGGTTCCGCATACCGCGAGCTCGGGCTGGAGGACGAGAAGCGGCTCTCCGGGCACGGCGTCAGCTGGTGTGCAACCTGTGATGGGTTCTTCTTCAAGGATCAGGACATTGCAGTCATCGGAGGCGGAGACTCTGCGATGGAGGAGGCGTTGTTCCTCACCAAGTTCGCGCGCTCTGTCACTGTGGTGCATCGCAGGGACACGCTCCGGGCTTCCCGCATCATGCAGGACCGGGCGTTGGCTCACGAGAAGATTCGGTTCGAGTGGAACGCTCAGGTTGTCGGCATTCACGGTTCCGACAAGGTTACCGGTCTTACTCTTCAGAGCACCGTGGACGGGTCAACTCGGGACCTGGCCGTCACCGGCATCTTCGTTGCGATCGGAAATGATCCCCGCGTTGAACTCGTCAAGGATCAGCTCGAGCTCACTGAAGAGGGAACGATTGCTGTCCTGGGGCGGACGTCCAAGACTTCACTGCCCGGCGTCTTTGCTGCCGGCGATGTGATTGACCCGACCTACCGACAGGCCATTACCGCTTCGGGGTCCGGGTGCGTTGCCGCGATTGACGTTGAGCACTACCTCGCTGACCTTGGGGACGCTGTAGACACTGCGGCCGAAGTACCTACTCCGAAATCAGAGAAAGTCTCCGAGACAGCTGCTGTCTAG
- a CDS encoding ABC transporter substrate-binding protein has translation MPEAVDVGSVLGGRYKVTAYVLASAERDLVLDGVDQVLNRPVSILVASASNAGQVATSAREVATGERPGNIQVLDLGITDSGTYLVTNRAPAADLLDLVIQQDAPYIEPFFTDTLGSEIFGVARSTEPETYEDDDYYDHEDEHERRPSRLPKARMPRFGRGGATAAGAAGAAGLAGGAAASGNHTQPGTEPQQISGARPAGGGGASVPPPPSAPPRSTPAAPRTEQPRAAAWTDEDHDGHQDSGPHRAASRFPAAAAAGGASAAGTQYGDDSYEDYDDDDRRNNPRFTRLLVGVVLALVIVGAVVLAVTQLRPLFGPPTASETTTSQAAGEGTAEASEEPAAEGSSSAAAPEELVDPVPANVIRLVPDNPELNAQTDADLGTIIDGNPASFWGSLVYANETFGGLAQNLALVVELEEPSNISEIQIEQLNSSGGSFTVLLNDEPTLDGATQVAQSGFTGPSVTFNVPQVDGAPPTAQYVIVNFTQLPRLSNVQAQYPWGMRIAEISVS, from the coding sequence GTGCCAGAAGCAGTAGACGTCGGTTCGGTACTGGGTGGCCGATACAAGGTCACCGCTTATGTACTGGCCTCTGCTGAGAGGGACCTGGTGCTGGACGGCGTCGATCAGGTGCTGAACCGTCCGGTGAGCATCCTGGTGGCGTCGGCGTCGAATGCCGGACAGGTTGCCACGAGTGCCCGGGAGGTTGCCACCGGAGAGCGTCCGGGCAACATCCAGGTCCTGGACCTCGGAATCACGGACTCCGGTACCTACCTCGTGACAAACCGAGCACCGGCCGCGGATCTGCTGGATCTGGTGATCCAGCAGGATGCGCCCTACATCGAGCCCTTCTTCACCGACACGCTCGGCTCCGAGATCTTCGGTGTGGCCCGCTCCACCGAACCGGAAACGTACGAAGACGACGACTACTACGACCACGAGGACGAGCACGAGCGCCGTCCCTCGCGGCTTCCAAAGGCCCGCATGCCGCGCTTTGGACGCGGAGGTGCCACCGCAGCGGGAGCCGCTGGAGCAGCGGGGCTCGCAGGCGGTGCCGCCGCGTCCGGCAACCATACCCAGCCGGGAACCGAACCGCAGCAGATCAGCGGAGCCCGACCCGCAGGAGGAGGCGGCGCGAGCGTACCTCCGCCGCCAAGCGCTCCGCCGCGTTCCACTCCCGCCGCGCCTCGCACTGAGCAGCCCCGTGCGGCTGCCTGGACCGACGAGGACCACGACGGTCACCAGGACAGCGGACCCCACCGTGCTGCTTCCCGCTTCCCTGCCGCTGCAGCGGCGGGCGGGGCATCCGCTGCCGGCACCCAGTACGGCGATGACTCCTATGAGGATTACGACGACGACGATCGCCGCAACAACCCACGCTTCACCCGATTGCTCGTAGGTGTGGTCCTGGCTCTCGTGATTGTCGGCGCCGTCGTTCTCGCCGTCACGCAATTGCGCCCCCTCTTCGGCCCGCCTACCGCCAGCGAAACCACAACCTCCCAGGCAGCCGGAGAAGGCACTGCAGAAGCGAGCGAAGAGCCAGCAGCCGAGGGAAGCTCCTCCGCTGCGGCACCGGAAGAGCTCGTTGACCCGGTTCCGGCCAATGTAATCCGCCTCGTTCCGGACAACCCGGAACTGAACGCACAGACCGACGCCGACCTCGGAACGATCATCGACGGTAATCCCGCGAGTTTCTGGGGCAGCCTCGTCTACGCGAACGAGACGTTCGGTGGGCTGGCACAAAACCTTGCACTGGTGGTGGAGCTCGAGGAGCCTTCCAACATCTCCGAGATTCAGATCGAGCAGCTGAACAGTTCCGGTGGCAGCTTCACGGTACTGCTCAACGATGAGCCGACTCTCGACGGCGCCACCCAAGTAGCGCAGTCAGGCTTCACCGGCCCGTCAGTCACATTCAATGTGCCTCAGGTCGATGGCGCACCTCCGACGGCGCAGTATGTGATCGTGAACTTCACCCAGCTGCCCCGACTCTCAAACGTCCAGGCACAGTACCCCTGGGGCATGCGTATTGCAGAGATCAGCGTCTCCTAG